The sequence TCTCGATCTGAGTGATTTCGCCGAGGCGCTCGCGTGGTGCGAGGCTCATCCCGACGATCTCGGGGACGGTTACTTCTTTTCCAAGGAGTGCGTCGTTGTCTACACGTTCCGACTCTCCAAGCGAGCGATCGCGAAGGGCGTCCGCGTGAACAGCGTCAGCCCTGGACCTGTGGAATCTGCGATGATGCCCGATTTTCGGGCGACGATTGGCTCGCAGACGCTTGAGTGGACCACCCAGCAAGCTATCGGTCGCATGGCCCAGCCCAAGGAGATGGTCCCCCCGCTGTTGTTCCTTAACCATCCCGATTCAACGTATGTGAATGGCCTCAATCTGGTAGCTGATGGCGGATTTACGGCCGCATTCAGCCTTGGCGAAGTCGATTTCACGGCACTGGCGGGGTAACGAACACGCCCCCCCTGCGTCCTAGTTGCAAGGCGGAACTGCGTCCGCCTTCTTTTTGCAATTAAATTGCAGATGCGCCCCTGATGCGTTAGCGTCAGGGGCGCATTTTTTCGTGAACGACAAACGCTGGGCGGGCCAGCAGCGCCTCGCTACCAATCCCTTGGCCCAGGGGCGCCAATCAGGGCAGATGCGAGCCTTCGACGTCCGCGGTATTGGCATCGCCTCCACTGACCGTCGCCTCGGTGGCACTGGCTGTATTGCCCGCGCCGCCACTGACCACGCTGTAAGTTGCCGTGGCGTCGTTGAACCGACCACCGCTGATATGGGACGCGATACCGGATGCCTCATTCCCCTGGCCACCGCTGACCGCGGCGAGGCGGGCTGTAGCCCGGTTCTGCGACCCGCCGCTGACTGAAGTTTCGTTCTCGCTCGCCGTATTATTGCGGCCTGCGCTGACGACCGCGTAATTGCCGCTCGCCCGATTGTTATGTCCCCCCGAGACCGCGGCATAAACTCCTTGGGCGACGTTGATGTTGCCGCCTCCGACCGAGGCATGCTGGCCGATGCTTTGGTTCTGTCGGCCGCCACTGACGGTTGCGTGCGCGGCGCCCGCCAAGTTGCTCTGCCCGCCGGTCACTGCGCTGTATTGCTCGCTCGCGGTATTCTCCGAACCTCCGGTGACCGAGGCGTAGCCGGCGGTCGCCGCGTTCTTGTATCCAGCCACCAACCCGCCTGCCTGACTATAGGTGTGATACGGCCCCAGCACCAGATTATGAGAGCCCGTCTTGTCGTTGCTGTCGTTTTCGTCGTAGCCGATGATCAGGTTGCCGAGGCCATTGACGTCAGGCGTCGCCGACACGCCAGTCCCCCAACTGGCGCCCGCGCCGCTCCGGATCTGGACGTTGGCCCCCGTAAAGCGCACGACATGGTTGGTTGTATCGACTTCGAGGTATTGCTCGAGATCCTCTCGCGCTGCGGTATTGGCCGTCGCGGCGGCCAGCGCCTCGGTGGTCCCGATAGATATCTCGATGGGCGTGCCATTTTTCTTCGTCTTGCAAACGGACCGCAGCTTGATTGGCGAGCCTTCTTTCAGCTCTCCCGTTTTCTTGTCCAGGACCGCACAGAGTTCCAGTGCATTTGCTGACGGACTCCAGGCGGTGAGAACTCCGACCGAGAACAACGACACCCATAACTTCATCATCAACCTCCCGGCAGCGAGGTTGCAGGTCCTCGTATGCGCTTTTTTAATTCCGAACGATAGCTGGCGCCAGCAGCGAAAGGGGAGACTATTGCGTGTGCCTGATGCTGCAGCATTCCATAGCCAATCTTGGGGCCAAGGCCTTCTTCCTGTCCGCTGTGGTCCGCCTTCGGCCTATCGCCCGCAAGGTATGGCGGGAAAATATAGTTTGGTGTACAAACGCCGGGTGACGAGCGTGTCGGCAAAGTTGGTTTACGGCTTCTCGATGGCCTGCCTTGCCACCATGCTGGTCGCCTGCGGGGGTTCGACCCCCGACCGCGATCCGTCACCCACCCCGGCGTTGTCGATCGCTCCCAGCCCCACGAGCACACCGGCGCCATTAGCCGCCTGCGAAGCCGATCCGGCGGGCTGCGTCTGTGCCGTCGAGTCCTGTCTGCCGATACCGACGCAACTTCTCGCCGGGCAAGCTTCTTGCCCGTCGAGCCTTTTGCCTTCGAGTTGCGCTGACGTGATGACCGATTCCTTTGCCCGCCAGGGGTGCGGAGAGACCTGCAAGGGACTCACGGTGCCCGGGCTCGAAGCGCTCTGCGAGATGCCCGAGTGTGACGGATTCCTCGACCTTTCATCGATCGTCGGCGTGTCTGACCTCTGCCAGTGTTATTGCGAACCTCAGTGCGCCGGGCGGACTTGCGGCGATGATGGTTGCGGTGGAGTTTGTGGCGGTTGCGCGGGGGACGAGAGTTGCGTTTTCGGCGAATGTGCTCCGGTAGCCGGGGAATGCCGTGACTCGGATTTCACCTGCTACTGCGCCATGGTCGAGTGTGAGTCAGAGGTGTCAACCGGAGAGAGGCTGCGGATTTGCTCGGAGTTGCGCTTTGGCTACCCCGATTGCGAGGAAGCATTCATGCGCTCGTACGCCGATCAGGGCTGTCCCGACCCCGGCGCCGAACCGTTTTTGGGGCGTGATACCCTCTGCGACGCGCCCGTCTGTGCAGACTTCGTTGCAGACTGGCAGGACCGGACCGGAGTAGACCTCTGCGCCGGTCTGACCGCCCAGTGAGCTCAAGCTTTCGCCGTACGCTCAGAGCGCGGCCACGAACACCTTGAGCAAGGCTTTCACGAGCGGCGCGAACACCGACTCCGCGATCGCCGCTTGTTCCTCTGCCGACTCCGCAGAAACGACGATGTCGGCAAACTCTAGCTCATGTCAATTGGGAAAAATTACTCTGGGTATAGCGCCTCCCCTGAAGCATCCATCAACGAGAGCTTGACCGACGATGTTTCCATACGCGCCGTACGCAAAATCAATAAAAAGATGTGCCTGACGCTGGCAGGAAATGGATCCTGCTTCGACGACATCCGATCCCACGAACTTGATGTCATAGTTCAAGATACAGCGCCAGGTTGCAGCCGGACGGAGGAAATCGAGGATCTTCGAGTGACGGGCTCTGCAATTCGAAGACATAGTTGACGACTTCTCCATCGACCGTTCAAATGAGGTCGGCGTTGGGGGAGCCGCCGGCGGGAACTTCAGCGCAGGTGGCCGATGTTGAACCGCTTGGCAGTGAAGAAGCCGCCGAGCAGGAGGTCTCCGTCCTCGAGGAGGCTCGTCATGCCGCCCCAGGTATTCCAGCGAATGCTGTCGTCGGGAAAGCGCCAGCGAGCCACCAGCTCGCCCGTGTCCCAATCGATGCCTTGATACTCGTAGCGCCCGTTCTCCTTATGGGCGATATAAGCGAGACCCGTCTGGGGCGAGACTGCGGGCGGCATCCAGTCGGTGTTGTCCACGTAGTCGAGCGTCCAGTCCAGCACGAAGCGGTCCTCGTCCGGAAGCCAGTCGAACTTGTGCATGCCCCGCGGCGCTTCACGGGTGACGCCCGCGAGGAGCGCGTTCGGAATAATGTTGAGCGGAAACGGAACCGGCGCCGGCTCCGGGTAGGTCGAATCAATCACGATCACTCCGTAGCCATAGGCGACCGGTGACGCTTCGATGGTCGTACGCGCATCGGGGATGCGGATCTGACCTGCGATCCGCCTCGAACGGGTCCCGGGCTTCTGGCTGAAGTCGGCCGGGATCTTGTCGCGCCAAAACGCGACGAGTTGTGCCCCGTCGGGATTTCCGTCGGAGATGACAACAAGGTGATCCTCGTCGTCGCCAAAGCCCATCAATGTGGGAGTGGTGCCCGAGCCGTGCGAAGCTGCGCCCAGCTTCAATGCCTCGCCTTCTGGCATTACGTCGTAGGCGCTTTTCCAACCGCCACGGGATCCGTCGATCGACAGGCGCTTGCCGTCCCAGGTAAGGCCATACATGTGCTTTGAGGTCGTGACGTAAATGCGCTTCTCGTCGAGAGCGATCCCGTTCTCGACATGCTCACCGGGAAAAAACATGTAGTCGCGCAGCGTCAGATCTCGGCCGAAGACGAATACGCCCCCGGAAGCCGCCGCGACGAGGTGGCCGTCGTAGCTCATTGAAATGGCCTTGAGGTGCAGGTCTTTGGCCTGTTCGGAGATATTGGCCGGCAGCAGGTCGAGAACATTCACATGCTTGACAGCACGCAGTGGTGCATCGATCTGGTTATCGTCAAACGCCTTCAGCAGGTTCGTACGGTTGTAGGTGGTGTAGAAGTATCCGTCTCTGTCGATCACGCCATACGGCCCATTCGCCATCCCCGTGAGATCGAGCTGGAACACCATCCACAGGGAACGAAATAGCAGGCGCCAGTCCTGGCCCTTGCGGCGGTTTCCGTCGATCCCGGCCATAACACTTTCGATCTTTTCGGGCGTCACATCGGAGTGGTCCGCATCACCCGGGTAGGCGAGAAGCGAGATTTGCTCGAACGCTTCACCCGTGGCTCGAATTTTGACGAGTCCCGTAGCAGTCCCCGCAATCACCGTGGTCTGGCCGCCCACTTTTTTGACGAGCGGCGACGACGACCAGGTGACGGGCACTGTCTTGACGTCGGCAGCCACGAGATCCTTGCCTCGCGTGGGTCCGTGTTCCGTCGAGACGTCGGTCTGCGCCGGATTGTGATGCGACATCGGGTAGGGGCCGTCGGCGAGCCAGGGGTTGCGCAAGGGCGTCGCGAATGGTCTTGAGGCGAGCGGGGGCGGACCCGTCGCCGACAAAGCCTGCGAGGGGGCGTCGCTGCCTGCGTCGAACGCGGGGGCGACCAACGTCGCTGCTTTGTCCTGAGCGCCAGCAGGTCGTGCAAAAAGCAGAAGAGTCAGTGCGACAAGACAAAGCCTGAGGGAATCCCCGGATACCATAAACACCTCCGTGTGGTGGGCACTACCACAAGAATACTGACGGTCGGAAACATGAGGGCCCATTAGCTGCTGGATCGTTTTGACGTGCGTACCCGCCGGCCCGTGGCTCTGCCACGGGCGGGAAGGCGA is a genomic window of Candidatus Binatia bacterium containing:
- a CDS encoding coniferyl-alcohol dehydrogenase encodes the protein MNKSYEGLHAVVTGAASGIGAAAITSLAEQGARITALDVQPISVEGVRSIEVDLGNPSAIDKAVASIDEPVDALFNIAGVPQTRPAVDVMRVNVLGLRHLTESLLSSMPAGSAIANVASIAGNEWPQHLGQIKELLDLSDFAEALAWCEAHPDDLGDGYFFSKECVVVYTFRLSKRAIAKGVRVNSVSPGPVESAMMPDFRATIGSQTLEWTTQQAIGRMAQPKEMVPPLLFLNHPDSTYVNGLNLVADGGFTAAFSLGEVDFTALAG